A genomic window from Pygocentrus nattereri isolate fPygNat1 chromosome 22, fPygNat1.pri, whole genome shotgun sequence includes:
- the LOC108442769 gene encoding uncharacterized protein LOC108442769, with translation MRGLPGEMLSSSLAFLSGAGPGVLLVMVVIGSVGDVTVAAVLTYAILAIGMAALIYGFLVPMDSVVEKWRDISTGDVAQGLIGFIFKVLRGAKPLTVLGVVITLAAMLLAWMGKANWLILDLGIKLVLVSELATFSTATAVLFVMILQEVHWDQSVHPVWLTTAVLMALAVCYIMSKVAKVLCIFLAVYAACFYTSQIVLMIILTPVLLLRACLCQCVGEGLASILMIAVMSTAVIGLQGAVGPAALLIPCVLLRLSQPHTEFGPHFVFSTIAVIIALWVAKSNVWSVEFDLKHVLTDALGGETIQALPSVVMFVLLFGVPILLAISLAVAVQILLSNSPKPEATDRGRLLTWAATGAAVGSALALRMYGEQHILFGLACFWVIFTVLYGLFSQFCRHSVPSKQAAQHCSQLSGMYKTALITGLGVAVIPGDLGFVLTGLGVFITIKTAHLVLELQEQYKKFWKMMSHLGMKAIKRTWM, from the exons ATGAGGGGACTCCCTGGAGAAATGTTAA GTTCATCCTTAGCTTTCTTGTCTGGAGCTGGTCCAGGAGTTCTCCTTGTTATGGTTGTCATTGGCTCAGTTGGGGATGTAACAGTGGCTGCAGTGCTGACCTACGCAATCCTAGCCATAGGAATGGCTGCATTAATATATGGATTTTTGGTTCCAATGGACTCGGTGGTTGAAAAATGGCGAGACATCTCAACTGGAGATGTGGCCCAGGGTTTGATTGGGTTCATTTTCAAGGTTCTGCGAGGTGCTAAACCACTGACAGTGCTAGGGGTCGTAATAACCTTAGCAGCTATGCTTTTAGCATGGATGGGTAAAGCAAACTGGCTAATTCTTGATTTGGGAATTAAGTTGGTTTTGGTATCCGAGCTGGCAACGTTTTCAACTGCTACTGCGGTGCTATTTGTAATGATTCTTCAGGAAGTTCACTGGGATCAAAGTGTGCACCCTGTTTGGTTAACAACGGCTGTCCTGATGGCCCTGGCTGTGTGCTACATTATGAGTAAAGTAGCAAAAGTTCTCTGTATTTTCCTTGCAGTGTATGCCGCATGTTTTTATACCTCACAAATTGTACTGATGATCATTTTGACGCCTGTGCTACTTTTGAGAGCTTGTCTGTGCCAGTGTGTGGGAGAAGGCCTCGCATCCATTCTAATGATAGCGGTCATGTCTACAGCAGTCATTGGCCTACAAGGTGCAGTAGGACCGGCTGCGCTTTTAATCCCCTGCGTTTTATTACGTCTAAGTCAGCCACACACAGAGTTTGGCCCTCACTTTGTGTTCTCAACAATTGCAGTTATTATAGCACTCTGGGTAGCAAAATCCAATGTGTGGTCAGTGGAATTCGACCTTAAGCATGTACTAACAGATGCACTTGGTGGGGAAACCATTCAAGCCTTGCCTTCTGTTGTTATGTTTGTATTGCTTTTTGGAGTACCCATACTGCTCGCCATATCTCTTGCAGTAGCAGTACAAATTCTTTTAAGCAACTCTCCAAAACCAGAAGCTACAGATCGTGGCAGGCTTTTGACTTGGGCAGCCACAGGAGCAGCTGTGGGATCAGCACTGGCTTTACGAATGTATGGAGAACAACATATTCTCTTTGGTTTAGCATGCTTTTGGGTCATATTTACTGTTCTGTATGGCCTTTTTTCGCAGTTCTGCCGCCATTCTGTCCCTAGTAAACAAGCTGCTCAGCATTGCTCTCAGCTAAGTGGCATGTACAAGACAGCCTTAATCACTGGACTTGGGGTTGCTGTCATCCCAGGAGACTTGGGCTTTGTATTGACTGGACTTGGTGTTTTCATTACCATTAAAACTGCCCATCTAGTGCTGGAGCTTCAGGAACAATACAAAAAGTTCTGGAAGATGATGAGCCATCTGGGAATGAAGGCAATAAAGAGGACTTGGATGTGA